In Bradyrhizobium sp. 1(2017), one DNA window encodes the following:
- a CDS encoding ABC transporter permease: MATLELSIQDEAVSTPVRGRRKLGVLFWLASGWLVIILALAILAPVLPLQNPVDMDMLERRAAFSGEHWLGTDGLGRDELARLIFGARVSLTVGLIAPMISLVFGGALGLFAGYFRGRFETLVVGSMDVLLAFPPLIFALAVTAYLGQSVPNLTVILGVLGIPAFMRVARAATLTLARREFVIAAEALGASHARIILRELLPNVILPLLAFFLLGVAVTIVVEGALSFLGLGVPPPMASWGSMIGEGRESLDVAPRLAFLPAAALFLTVLAFNLVGDTLRALTDPRQGAL, from the coding sequence ATGGCCACGCTTGAGCTGTCAATCCAGGACGAGGCGGTGTCCACGCCCGTGCGCGGCAGGCGCAAGCTCGGCGTCCTGTTCTGGCTCGCGAGCGGCTGGCTTGTGATCATCCTCGCGCTCGCGATCCTCGCACCGGTACTGCCGCTGCAAAACCCTGTAGACATGGACATGCTGGAGCGTCGCGCGGCGTTTTCCGGAGAGCACTGGCTCGGCACTGACGGGCTCGGGCGCGACGAACTGGCCCGCCTGATCTTCGGCGCGCGCGTCTCCCTGACGGTCGGACTGATCGCGCCGATGATCAGCCTCGTTTTCGGCGGCGCCCTCGGTCTCTTTGCCGGCTATTTTCGCGGCCGGTTCGAGACGCTGGTGGTCGGCAGTATGGACGTGCTGCTGGCCTTTCCGCCGCTGATTTTCGCACTTGCGGTGACCGCCTATCTCGGCCAATCCGTCCCCAATCTCACTGTCATCCTCGGCGTGCTCGGCATTCCCGCCTTCATGCGCGTCGCGCGTGCCGCGACGCTGACGCTGGCGCGTCGCGAATTCGTGATCGCGGCCGAGGCGCTCGGCGCCAGCCATGCGCGCATCATCCTGCGCGAGCTACTGCCGAACGTGATCCTGCCGCTGCTCGCCTTCTTCCTGCTCGGCGTCGCCGTCACCATCGTGGTCGAGGGCGCGCTGTCCTTCCTCGGTCTCGGCGTGCCGCCGCCGATGGCGAGCTGGGGCAGCATGATCGGCGAGGGACGCGAGAGCCTCGACGTCGCGCCGCGTCTCGCCTTCCTGCCGGCGGCGGCGCTGTTCCTGACCGTGCTCGCGTTCAACCTCGTCGGCGACACCTTGCGGGCGCTGACCGACCCGCGTCAGGGGGCGCTGTGA
- a CDS encoding ABC transporter ATP-binding protein, producing MSAPLLTIEDVAVELPTPRGTLRAVDHVDLTLDAGRTLGIVGESGCGKTMLSRAVLQLLPKKARLTGRVMFDGEDLVRLDAERLRRLRGRDLAVVFQDPMTSLNPVLTIGTQLMETIQEHLELDAPAAKKRSIELLAAVGIPAPEQRLTQYPHQCSGGMRQRIAIAIALSCEPKLLIADEPTTALDVTIQAQILDLLAREQRSRHMAMIIITHDLGVVAGRADEVAVMYAGRVVERAPTSALFKRMHMPYTEALLAAIPKLETAPHTPLPAISGRPPDPTRPLRGCSFAPRCRYAAGRCHEAKPELKGAEMPDHLYACFHPIRMAEGIGA from the coding sequence GTGAGTGCTCCGCTTTTGACCATCGAGGACGTCGCGGTGGAGCTGCCGACCCCGCGCGGAACCTTGCGCGCCGTCGATCATGTCGATCTGACGCTGGATGCGGGCCGCACGCTCGGCATCGTCGGCGAATCCGGTTGCGGCAAGACGATGCTGTCGCGCGCGGTGCTTCAGCTGCTGCCGAAGAAGGCCAGGCTCACCGGCCGCGTGATGTTCGACGGCGAGGATCTGGTGCGGCTCGATGCGGAACGCTTGCGGCGCTTGCGCGGGCGCGATCTTGCGGTCGTGTTCCAGGATCCCATGACCTCGCTCAACCCGGTGCTCACCATCGGCACCCAGTTGATGGAGACGATCCAGGAGCATCTCGAGCTGGATGCCCCGGCGGCGAAGAAGCGCAGCATCGAGCTGCTGGCGGCCGTCGGCATTCCGGCGCCGGAGCAGCGGCTCACGCAATATCCGCATCAATGTTCCGGCGGCATGCGCCAGCGCATCGCCATCGCGATCGCTCTGTCCTGCGAGCCGAAGCTGCTGATCGCGGACGAGCCGACCACCGCGCTCGACGTCACGATTCAGGCGCAGATCCTCGATCTGCTCGCGCGTGAGCAGCGCAGCCGTCACATGGCCATGATCATCATCACCCACGATCTCGGCGTCGTCGCCGGTCGCGCCGACGAGGTCGCGGTGATGTATGCGGGCAGGGTGGTGGAGCGGGCGCCGACATCCGCACTCTTCAAGCGCATGCATATGCCCTACACCGAGGCGCTGCTGGCGGCGATCCCGAAGTTGGAGACCGCGCCGCATACGCCGCTGCCGGCCATCTCCGGCCGTCCGCCCGACCCGACGCGGCCGCTGCGTGGCTGCTCCTTTGCGCCGCGCTGCCGCTATGCCGCGGGGCGCTGTCACGAGGCCAAGCCCGAGCTGAAGGGCGCCGAGATGCCTGATCATCTCTATGCCTGCTTCCATCCGATCCGGATGGCTGAGGGGATCGGTGCATGA
- a CDS encoding ABC transporter ATP-binding protein: MMQLAAPPEPLLNVDNLVVEYGLGSRPVHAVSGVSLQVARGETLGLVGESGCGKSTLGRAVLQLRRAKSGRVMFDGEDLTAMQGEALRKMRRRVQLIFQDPIASLNPRRRIGDIVAEPLIIAGIKDAAERKRRVNEVLSAVGLDPDLVAGRLPHEFSGGQCQRICIARSLVLNPEFIVCDEPVSALDVSIRAQILNLLEEMKARFGLTLLFIAHDLAVVKAVSDRVAVMYLGRLCEVGPSEQLFAKPAHPYTGLLLQAIPVPDPDVRPAESVAAGEPPSPIAPPSGCRFRTRCPRADQQCSAQIPELREVAPGQLAACHHPLA, translated from the coding sequence ATGATGCAGCTCGCCGCGCCCCCCGAGCCGCTGCTGAACGTCGACAATCTCGTGGTCGAATACGGTCTGGGCAGCAGGCCGGTGCATGCCGTCTCCGGCGTCAGCCTTCAGGTCGCGCGCGGCGAGACGCTGGGGCTGGTCGGCGAATCCGGCTGCGGCAAGTCGACGCTGGGGCGCGCAGTGCTGCAATTGCGCCGCGCCAAATCCGGCCGCGTGATGTTCGACGGCGAGGATCTGACGGCGATGCAGGGCGAGGCGCTGCGCAAAATGCGCCGGCGCGTGCAGCTGATCTTCCAGGATCCGATCGCCTCGCTCAATCCGCGCCGGCGTATCGGCGACATCGTCGCCGAGCCGCTGATCATCGCCGGGATCAAGGATGCCGCCGAGCGAAAGCGTAGGGTTAACGAGGTGCTCTCCGCGGTCGGGCTCGATCCCGACCTCGTGGCAGGCCGGCTGCCGCATGAATTCTCCGGCGGGCAGTGCCAGCGCATCTGCATCGCGCGCTCGCTGGTGCTCAACCCGGAATTCATCGTCTGCGACGAGCCGGTCTCGGCGCTCGACGTCTCCATCCGCGCGCAGATCCTCAATCTGCTGGAGGAGATGAAGGCGCGCTTCGGTCTGACGCTGCTGTTCATCGCGCATGATCTCGCTGTCGTCAAAGCGGTCAGCGACCGCGTCGCCGTGATGTATCTCGGACGGCTCTGCGAGGTCGGGCCTTCGGAGCAATTGTTCGCAAAACCCGCACATCCCTATACCGGACTGCTGTTGCAGGCGATCCCGGTGCCGGATCCGGATGTGCGTCCCGCCGAGAGTGTGGCGGCCGGCGAGCCGCCATCGCCGATTGCGCCCCCGTCCGGCTGCCGCTTCCGTACCCGCTGTCCGCGCGCCGATCAGCAATGCAGCGCGCAGATACCGGAGTTGCGCGAGGTCGCACCCGGCCAGCTCGCGGCTTGCCACCATCCGCTGGCCTGA